From a single Phalacrocorax carbo chromosome 10, bPhaCar2.1, whole genome shotgun sequence genomic region:
- the GDE1 gene encoding glycerophosphodiester phosphodiesterase 1 isoform X1: MLCYGEGLLISLTVLLGAVLALSRSPALACLLTAGLYLALHLFSLEPAAPQSAQRVLRPRAAAARIAHRGGAHDAPENTLAAIRQAAKNGATGVELDLEFTADGVPILMHDETVERTTDGSGRLCDLNFDEIRRLNPSAKHRLWSKFQGEKVPTLREAVVESMNHNLTIYFDVKGHANQAVDALKQLYLEFPRLYNSSIVCSFMPDVVYKMRQADANVVTALTHRPWYLSHFGDGTPRFSSSWKHYLYMMMDVILDWSLHSFLWRLCGVSAFLIQKNFVSQEYVRHWSSKGIQVVAWTVNTFAEKSYYESILESSYITDSLVEDCDPHY; encoded by the exons ATGTTGTGCTATGGGGAAGGCCTGCTGATCTCCCtcacggtgctgctgggggcgGTGCTGGCCCTGAGCCGCAGCCCGGCGCTGGCCTGCCTGCTGACGGCCGGCCTCTACCTGGCGCTGCATCTCTTCAGCCTGGAGCCCGCCGCGCCTCAGAGCGCCCAGCGCGTCCtgcggccccgcgccgccgccgcccgcatCGCCCACCGCGGCGGCGCCCACGACGCGCCCGAGAACACGCTGGCGGCCATCCGACAG gcaGCCAAGAATGGAGCAACGGGTGTTGAGCTGGATCTTGAATTTACTGCAGATGGTGTTCCCATTCTAATGCATGATGAAACAGTAGAAAGGACAACTGATGGGTCTGGAAGATTGTGTGACTTGAATTTTGATGAAATTAGGAGACTTAATCCATCTGCAAAACATAGGCTCTG GAGCAAATTCCAAGGTGAAAAGGTACCAACTCTGAGAGAAGCTGTTGTGGAATCTATGAATCACAACCTTACAATCTACTTTGATGTCAAAGGCCATGCAAATCAG GCAGTCGATGCCCTAAAACAACTCTACCTGGAATTTCCACGTTTGTATAACAGCAGCATAGTCTGTTCTTTCATGCCAGATGTTGTTTATAAG ATGAGACAAGCTGATGCAAATGTTGTAACAGCGCTAACACACAGGCCTTGGTATCTGAGTCATTTTGGAGATGGGACACCCCGTTTCAGTTCCTCCTGGAAACATTATTTGTATATGATGATGGATGTCATTCTAGATTGGAGCCTTCATAGTTTTTTGTGGCGATTGTGTGGGGTTTCAGCTTTCCTCATAcagaaaaattttgtttctCA AGAGTATGTGAGGCACTGGTCTTCAAAGGGAATTCAAGTGGTTGCCTGGACAGTGAacacatttgcagaaaaaagCTACTACGAAAGCATCCTTGAATCCAGCTACATCACTGACAGCTTGGTGGAAGACTGTGATCCTCATTACTAG
- the GDE1 gene encoding glycerophosphodiester phosphodiesterase 1 isoform X2, with amino-acid sequence MHDETVERTTDGSGRLCDLNFDEIRRLNPSAKHRLWSKFQGEKVPTLREAVVESMNHNLTIYFDVKGHANQAVDALKQLYLEFPRLYNSSIVCSFMPDVVYKMRQADANVVTALTHRPWYLSHFGDGTPRFSSSWKHYLYMMMDVILDWSLHSFLWRLCGVSAFLIQKNFVSQEYVRHWSSKGIQVVAWTVNTFAEKSYYESILESSYITDSLVEDCDPHY; translated from the exons ATGCATGATGAAACAGTAGAAAGGACAACTGATGGGTCTGGAAGATTGTGTGACTTGAATTTTGATGAAATTAGGAGACTTAATCCATCTGCAAAACATAGGCTCTG GAGCAAATTCCAAGGTGAAAAGGTACCAACTCTGAGAGAAGCTGTTGTGGAATCTATGAATCACAACCTTACAATCTACTTTGATGTCAAAGGCCATGCAAATCAG GCAGTCGATGCCCTAAAACAACTCTACCTGGAATTTCCACGTTTGTATAACAGCAGCATAGTCTGTTCTTTCATGCCAGATGTTGTTTATAAG ATGAGACAAGCTGATGCAAATGTTGTAACAGCGCTAACACACAGGCCTTGGTATCTGAGTCATTTTGGAGATGGGACACCCCGTTTCAGTTCCTCCTGGAAACATTATTTGTATATGATGATGGATGTCATTCTAGATTGGAGCCTTCATAGTTTTTTGTGGCGATTGTGTGGGGTTTCAGCTTTCCTCATAcagaaaaattttgtttctCA AGAGTATGTGAGGCACTGGTCTTCAAAGGGAATTCAAGTGGTTGCCTGGACAGTGAacacatttgcagaaaaaagCTACTACGAAAGCATCCTTGAATCCAGCTACATCACTGACAGCTTGGTGGAAGACTGTGATCCTCATTACTAG